In the genome of Enterococcus hirae ATCC 9790, one region contains:
- a CDS encoding NAD(P)/FAD-dependent oxidoreductase translates to MEIYDITIIGAGPVGMFAAFYAGMRQAKTKIIDSLPQLGGQLATLYPEKYIYDIPGYPAVKASDLVANLEKQLTTFNHSFHLNEEVLSITKEDEIIEITTTKGIHYSKAVILTLGSGSFQPRKLNVPEATTYEHHGLDYFVNDLMKYAGKKVAIAGGGDSAIDWALMLEPIASEVYLIHRRPEFRAHEHSVNLLKASSVNLLTPYLIDELSGKNGELTAVRLKRVKSEETIELLIDSLIVNYGFTSNLEHLSTWGLESTRNAISVNSDMSTSIPGVYAAGDICSYKGKVKLIATGFGEAPTAVNNALHFINPKERTQPGHSTSLYDKKVPPK, encoded by the coding sequence ATGGAAATCTATGATATTACAATTATCGGTGCAGGACCAGTAGGGATGTTTGCAGCGTTTTACGCAGGTATGCGTCAAGCAAAAACTAAGATCATTGACAGTTTACCTCAACTAGGTGGGCAATTAGCAACGCTTTACCCAGAAAAATATATTTATGATATTCCCGGCTATCCCGCCGTGAAAGCCAGTGACTTAGTAGCAAATCTGGAAAAACAGTTAACCACATTCAATCACTCTTTTCATTTGAATGAGGAAGTTCTTTCTATTACTAAAGAAGATGAAATAATTGAAATCACAACTACTAAAGGAATCCACTATTCAAAAGCAGTCATTTTGACTTTAGGAAGCGGTTCTTTTCAACCTAGAAAATTAAATGTACCAGAAGCAACAACTTATGAGCATCACGGTCTCGATTATTTTGTGAACGATTTAATGAAATATGCTGGTAAAAAAGTAGCAATTGCAGGTGGTGGTGATTCAGCAATTGATTGGGCGTTGATGCTAGAACCGATTGCGAGTGAAGTTTATCTTATCCATCGCCGGCCAGAATTTAGAGCTCATGAGCATAGTGTAAACTTATTGAAAGCTTCATCAGTCAATCTTTTAACTCCCTATCTCATTGATGAATTATCTGGAAAAAATGGGGAATTGACTGCTGTTCGCTTAAAACGGGTAAAAAGCGAGGAAACAATTGAGTTACTGATTGATTCATTGATTGTTAATTATGGGTTCACCTCAAATCTAGAACATCTTTCAACATGGGGACTTGAAAGTACCAGAAATGCAATTTCAGTAAACTCAGATATGTCAACCTCGATACCAGGCGTTTATGCTGCTGGCGATATCTGTTCTTACAAAGGAAAAGTAAAATTGATCGCTACTGGATTTGGCGAAGCACCTACAGCTGTCAATAATGCGTTACACTTTATTAACCCTAAAGAACGCACACAACCTGGACATAGTACCAGTTTATATGATAAAAAAGTTCCTCCGAAATAG